GCGCTCTGCGGGATCCAAGCCAAGCACTATCTCGGGCTCTAGCGCTAGAGCCCTAAACATGTAGTAGCCATTGCTACAGCCTATATCCGCAATTCGAGCCCCTCTTGCCCGCTCCAAGTGCGGCGCAATTCGAGCCCATTTTAAATCACTGCGCCACTCGGCATCTATTTCTATTCCAAACAAGTTAAACGGGCCCTTGCGCCAGGGAATTAACTTTTGAATAGCGGAGTGGAGCTTCCTTTTTCCGTCTTCCGACAGCTCACACTCGGCCCCTACCGTAACAACGGAATGGGAAAACTCAGTTCGGCAAGGAGCTTTTGCGAGGACTTGACATTCGGCGAAAAGATCCAAATAACTACGCCAATGCTCTGTTTGCAGGAGTCGCGCGCTTCTAATGCGCTCCGCACATAAGGCATCGTAATTGATTTCCCTAGAATAATTAGCAAGAATATTTGATTTTTCCATGAAATTATGTAGCCGCTGCAAGGAGATACTTACCAAACGGGACTACCTTTACGCGAGAAATATTTCTCAGGTTGCACAGTTTAGTTTTAGCGAAGACGTCGCCGAGGTTTTTGACGACATGATTACTCGTTCGGTTCCTCTCTACAGAGAAGTTCAAGACCTTAGCGTTAATATTGCAAAAAAGTTTTTAAAAGAAAACTCTCGCGTCTACGATCTCGGATGTTCGACCGGTACCACTCTAGTTAGCCTGGCCCGCGCCCTTGCCCCAAAAGGCGCAGTCCTGATAGGAGTCGATAGCTCGGAACCAATGTTGGCGCAGTGCCGAACAAAAATCGCCAAAGAACACCTACAAGAACAGATTGAACTACTTTGTCGTGACATTCTCGATATGCCTCTAGTAGACGCAGCTCTAGTTATCCTAAACTACACGCTACAGTTTATCGATGTAGCAAGAAGACAGGAGTTGCTAACACAAATATTTAACGCTCTACTTCCCGACGGCGTATTAATCATGACTGAAAAGATTTCCAATGGCGATGAAGTAATGGATAAGCTTCTAATAGAACTACATCACGATTTTAAGGAAGCTATGGGATATTCCCGCTTGGAAATCGCCCAAAAGAGAGAGGCACTAGAGGGAATTTTAACGCCCCTTACAATAAGCGAAAACATAGCCATGCTAAAAGCTGCTGGCTTTTCTCACATCGCAGTGCCTTTAAGGCTCTATAACTTTGCAACCATAGTGGCCATAAAGGGCCTCACGGCAAACGTTTCGATCGCAAAATGATCGCTTTTCCTGACCAACTTCTTGATAGGTCTCATGACCCTTGCCGGCCACTAGCACACAATCTCCAGGCCGCGCCCGTTTTATTGCGTGGAAAATTGCCTCCTTGCGATCTTCTATAACATCATAGCTAAAACTTGGCCTAAGTGACTTCGCCCGGAAACCGGGAAGTATATCTCCAATAATATCCATCGGTTCTTCCCTGCGCGGATTATCAGAAGTCACAACGGCATAGTCGGAAAGCTCACACACTGCCTTAGCCATGAGCGGACGTTTTCCCCTATCGCGCTCTCCTCCACAACCAAATACAGTTATCAACCGACCACTCGACATGCTCTCGCGCAAGGCGTTTTGCGCACACACCAACGCATCTGGGGTATGGGCGTAATCGACAAACACATTGACATCGCCTTCGCCAACGCGCTCCAACCTACCTGGAACTCGCGGCACCTCTGCCAAAACACTGGCGATGTTTTTTTGTGAATAACCAAAACTCTGCAAACATGCCAGGCACGCCAATAAGTTATATATATTAAACTTTCCTATTAACTGCGTCTGTAGCTCAACACTAACACCACGAAGAATGACCTTTAAGCTCATCCCTTTAAGCGATGAACAGGCGGAAACTAAACGCACATCCGCTTGTGAGCTAGCAAGAGCACTGTAAGTGACGATCTCCAGTCCTCGACGCCTACCGCTAGAATCAGACCGCTCTCTCAATGACTCTAGAATATACCTGCCACCTTCATCATCGATATTAATTATTGCACACGGCGACGATTTGCGGCTGCGCAACAAGTGCTCAGTAAATAGCCTACACTTAGCCTCTCGATAATCCTCTATCGCTGTATGGTAGTCCAAATGATCGCGCGTAAGATTTGTAAATATTGCCGCATCAAAGTCGATTCCAGCGATTCTGTTTTGATCTACGCCATGCGAAGATACCTCCATGACGGCCGCTTTTAAGTTTTTGGATCTCGCGAGAGCCAAATATCTGGCCAATTCTACTTGGTCAGGCGTCGTAACATTTGTATTAGTAAACTCGGAAGCACCGTTATCGCTGCTATCTCCCAGCATGCGTACTCCTAGTGTGCCAATCTGTATTACCGGGCAAGAAAGCCGAAATAGGGACTCAGTTAAGATCCAGCAAATTGAAGTCTTTCCGTTAGTTCCAGTAACACCAACAGTAACCAGATCCATCGAGGGACTGTCGTAGAACCTAGCGCTTGCAATAGCTAAGGCTAAACGAACGTCATCTACGAAAATAACAACTGCATTTTTTGTGCTGGCTAGGGAGACTATTTCTTCCGTAACGGCGACAGTCGAACTGAGCACCACGCCCACAGCACCTTTCTCTAGCGCCGAGACAACGTAGTCATTGCCATCGCGCGCGACACCTCTGATTGCAAAAAAAAGCGACCCAGCGCCTACGCGCCGCGAATCTTGCGTCACGTCTAAAGGCCTTACATTTTCGAGGATTTGCTGACCCTGATTGCAAGAATAATCAAGACCAGCAAATAGCCTTATCAACGACAAGCGGTCACGCATCGAACTCCGAAGAACGAGCTTTAGCCATTTGCATCTTGCTTGTTTCCTTTGTCATGACATAGGATAAAATCCTCTCCATCGCACTGCTAAATACCGGAGCAGCTACTGCACCACCCCAGCGCGGCGTAACACCCGGCTCATCCACTACGACTAATGCCGTAAACCTTCGCTGCAACCCGATGTCGCTACCATCCACGAAACCGACAAAAGACGCCATTACGCGCTCACTATCGTAACCCCTACCGCTAGAAAGCACTTTGTGCGCCGTTCCCGTTTTCCCAGCGACTCGAACTCCCACGACTTGCGCCTTCCTACCGGTTCCATGTTCATCGGCAATGACGTCATACAAAATATCCCTCATAGCACTAGAGGTAGCATCGCCTAACACCCTAATGACAGAGCCCTTCTTTCGCGTACCGCCATTAATTACGGTCGGTGTCACCAATAGCCCACCATTTAGCAGCGCCGAGTAGGCCCTAACGAGCTGTAGAGATGTTACCGAGATACCATGCCCAAAGGAGTGAGTGGCAACATCGATGTTGGCCCACCTCTTGCCGTCGCGCAAAATGCCAGCAGCCTCACCAGGAAGTTCAATTCCGCTTTTTTGACCAAAGCCAAAATCGCTTAACGCCTCATATACTCGATTGCGGCCAAGCCTTTGCCCGACTTTCGCCATGCAAATATTTGAGGAGCGCACGATGGCTTCCCTGAGAGAAGCCATCCCAATGGGATGGACATCCCTGATGATATGTCTTCCAACCGCATATGTTCCATTCTCACAATCCATCATGTCATTTGGCGAATGGACGCTTTCGTCGATAGCCTTTGCCGCAATAAACGGCTTAAGAGTAGAACCCGGCTCAAATGCATCCTGAATAACCACATTCTTAAGCTCAGCCGCTGAGAGATCCTGAATCTGACTGGCGGTTGATTTGATGCTCTGAGCAGATGCCAATATCTCCCCAGTGTCCGCATCCATTACTAAACCAAACACTTGCTTGGCCTGCATTGTCTCTAAGGCTCGATTAAACTCCTCCTCC
The sequence above is drawn from the Deltaproteobacteria bacterium genome and encodes:
- a CDS encoding penicillin-binding protein 2, which gives rise to MMKQQRKWKNNSTHLRISSRSASSFMALAAIGRFIVRGFNATPEHRELSANARLQRVSMLGFVIAIFVGVIALRLCELQTTEHQRWLNLASRQQQSTVEVRHARATVVDALGKPLAVSVPSVSVAVHPQKVKNCDDFVRRLTSVVDVDVKDVREKLKTEKPFVWIKRDLPRSVARQISDLNLEGICVVDEFQRSYPQGFLAGPIIGRTGRDGYGLGGVEYAFDGMLSADGGMELPVGRDARGRLVAVSEYGFNKPSRDVEPQLRLSIDAVVQGILEEEFNRALETMQAKQVFGLVMDADTGEILASAQSIKSTASQIQDLSAAELKNVVIQDAFEPGSTLKPFIAAKAIDESVHSPNDMMDCENGTYAVGRHIIRDVHPIGMASLREAIVRSSNICMAKVGQRLGRNRVYEALSDFGFGQKSGIELPGEAAGILRDGKRWANIDVATHSFGHGISVTSLQLVRAYSALLNGGLLVTPTVINGGTRKKGSVIRVLGDATSSAMRDILYDVIADEHGTGRKAQVVGVRVAGKTGTAHKVLSSGRGYDSERVMASFVGFVDGSDIGLQRRFTALVVVDEPGVTPRWGGAVAAPVFSSAMERILSYVMTKETSKMQMAKARSSEFDA
- a CDS encoding UDP-N-acetylmuramoyl-L-alanyl-D-glutamate--2,6-diaminopimelate ligase; translated protein: MRDRLSLIRLFAGLDYSCNQGQQILENVRPLDVTQDSRRVGAGSLFFAIRGVARDGNDYVVSALEKGAVGVVLSSTVAVTEEIVSLASTKNAVVIFVDDVRLALAIASARFYDSPSMDLVTVGVTGTNGKTSICWILTESLFRLSCPVIQIGTLGVRMLGDSSDNGASEFTNTNVTTPDQVELARYLALARSKNLKAAVMEVSSHGVDQNRIAGIDFDAAIFTNLTRDHLDYHTAIEDYREAKCRLFTEHLLRSRKSSPCAIINIDDEGGRYILESLRERSDSSGRRRGLEIVTYSALASSQADVRLVSACSSLKGMSLKVILRGVSVELQTQLIGKFNIYNLLACLACLQSFGYSQKNIASVLAEVPRVPGRLERVGEGDVNVFVDYAHTPDALVCAQNALRESMSSGRLITVFGCGGERDRGKRPLMAKAVCELSDYAVVTSDNPRREEPMDIIGDILPGFRAKSLRPSFSYDVIEDRKEAIFHAIKRARPGDCVLVAGKGHETYQEVGQEKRSFCDRNVCREALYGHYGCKVIEP
- the cmoA gene encoding carboxy-S-adenosyl-L-methionine synthase CmoA, with translation MKLCSRCKEILTKRDYLYARNISQVAQFSFSEDVAEVFDDMITRSVPLYREVQDLSVNIAKKFLKENSRVYDLGCSTGTTLVSLARALAPKGAVLIGVDSSEPMLAQCRTKIAKEHLQEQIELLCRDILDMPLVDAALVILNYTLQFIDVARRQELLTQIFNALLPDGVLIMTEKISNGDEVMDKLLIELHHDFKEAMGYSRLEIAQKREALEGILTPLTISENIAMLKAAGFSHIAVPLRLYNFATIVAIKGLTANVSIAK